The Psychrobacillus sp. FSL K6-4046 DNA window TTCAACTGTTTGAAATAGTATATTGTTTGGATTATCTAAAATGTATTGAGCTACCTTCTTTTGTGATTTACTTAAACTGTTCATTTGACTTCCAATTTCAAGATACGGATCTCGCATATTCGGTAGTCTCCTCCCATTCTCTTCTATTATTTTCAATGCTATTTTTAAATATTTTATACATAAAAAAATAAATTAGAAACTAAATTATTTTCGTCAACTTCATTTCACCAAATTTTCTATAACACTCCCATTCTTCTTCTCATTTTCACTATATCAATATTAAGGTTATATTGAAAATTGATTTTTCAGAAAAGCGTTGATTTTTCAGTTACCTAAGATTATTATGAAATAAATAAATCATTTTATAAAAAACTTGAAATATTAATTTCAAAAACAGGAGGAACGGTCTTATGCAAACGTCATCTGAAACCACATATACAGTGGAAACATCAAAAAGGATTTTCGAAGAAGCCTGTACTTATATTCCAGGAGGCGTAACAGCCCATATTAAATACATGACGCCACATCCAATTGTCATGAATGAAGCAAAAGGGTCTAAATTAAAGGACGTTGATGGTAATACTTACATTGATTATTTATTATGCTCAGGTTCTTTATTAACTGGACATGGACACCCAGCTATTACGGAGGCAGTCACGAACCAGCTAAATGATATGGGTACAACTATTTTTGGTACTCCTCACCTTTTGGAACAACAGATGGCGAAAAGGGTAATTGAACTGTATAACGGTATTGAAATGGCACGCTTTACAAACTCTGGTTTGGAAGCAACATTACTTGCTATTCGTATCGCGAAAGGATTTACTGGACGTGAAAAATTAGCAAAATTTGAAGGTCATTATCATGGTGGTTACGACCAATCGCTAATTAGCGTAAACCCAACAATGGAAGAAGCAGGCGATTCGAAGCGCCCAACTCCCGTTCCAGAATCACGGGGAATCTCTAATTACTACCTTGAAAATACAGTTGTTCTTCCTTTTAACGATCTAGAATCCACAGTCCAACTGTTAACTGAAAACAAAGATGAAATTTCTGCGGTTATTATGGAACCTATTCAAGGAGGATATATTCCAGCTACGCAGGAGTTTATGGATGGCTTACGTGAAATCACTGAAAAGTATGGCATCTTGTTAATTTTCGATGAAGTAAAAACAGGTTTCCGCGTAGGTATGAGCGGAGCACAAGGTTACTATAATATCACACCTGATATTACAACCTTAGGTAAGGTTTTAGGTGGTGGGTTTCCAGTTGGACTAGTAGGTGGTCGTAAAGAGATAATGGAGATTACAAACCCAATTAGTAGCCGAGATATTTTAAGTGCTAGTGTTGTAACAGATAAAGAAAAGAACGGAGATAAAGAAGGTGTTTTATTCCACTCAGGTACTTACTATGGACATCCAACAATCCTAAGTGCAGGAAAAGCTACTCTAGATCTACTTGAAAAAGACGGTACGCTAGATAAAACAATCGAACGTACAATGTGGTTACGTCACGAGTTAGAAGCTCTTTATGCACGCTACAATATTACGATGAAAACAATTGGTCTTGGTACAATCTTCAATATAGTCTTCACAGATAAAGAAATTCTAAACTACCGGGATATGCAGGAATCAGATTTTGTCATGCGCGAAAAAATTGATCGTCGTTTACTTGAGTTAGGTATCTACATCAAACCACTAACTCGTTACTCTATGTCTACAGAACATACACAGGAAGACTTAGAAAAAACAGTTTCTCTTCATGAAAAAGTTTTAAAAGAACTTACAAATTTATAAGAGAAAAAACAGCATCTAGATCATTATCTAGATGCTGCAGACTGTAGACAAACTCCAAAAATTTTGGAGTTTGCCTACAGTCTTTTTTCTTTTAAAATAGAAGTAACGCGAGGAAGAGTTGATTTCCGCTACGAACGGACGCTTTCCGCGGGCACGGCTTCAGCCGCTTCCCTCGCTGCGCTCAGTCCAGGGTCTTCAGCTCGCGCTGTTCCCGCTGGAGTCGCCGTTCTTCGCTCCAATCAACGGGGCCTTCTAAAAAATGAATGAGGTGATGGATATGATGACGAAAAATCAAACCAATGAACGCGAACAATTAGAAATCTTGACTATTGAACAGTTGGTACCACAAGACCACCTTGTTCGTAAGTTAGATGAGGCAATTGATTTTTCCTTTATCTATCCATTGGTTGAAAATCTTTATTCGACAATAGGGAGACCTAGTATCGACCCAGTGGTACTTATCAAGATGACTTTTATCCAATATACCTTTGGTATACGGTCCATGCGCCAAACCATTAAAGAGATTGAAACCAACATGGCATACCGATGGTTTCTAGGCTTTGGTTTCCATACCGAGGTTCCCCATTTCTCAACTTTCGGGAAAAACTATGTCCGTCGTTTTGCAGACACAGATCTATTTGAGCAGATTTTCTACAGAGTATTAAAGGAGGTCGCAGATCGTGGGCTCCTAAGCCCGGATCATGTCTTTATTGATTCGACCCATGTGAAAGCTAGTGCGAATAAGAGAAAGTTTGAGAAGAAGGTTGTTCGTAAAGAGACGCGGGCTTATGAAAAGAGGCTCCAGGAGGAGCTCAACCTCGACCGGGAAAAGCATGGGAAGAAACCATTCCCACCTGAAAAGTTTGAAAAGGAAGAGTACAAGGAGATTAAGGAATCGACAACAGATCCTGAAAGTGGTTACTACGTAAAAGATGAACGGACAAAGCAGTTCGCCTATTCTTTTCATGCTGCAACAGACGAGAAGGGTTTTGTGCTTGCAAACATTGTCACACCTGGAAATGTTCACGACAGCCATATGCTTGAACCACTGGTTCAGAAGGTCATCGACCGGGTGGGACGCCCAGTCGTTGTTGCCGCTGATGCAGCCTACAAGACACCAGCTATTGCGAATTTCCTTTTAGAGAATCATGTCCTTCCTGCACTTCCGTACAAACGACCAATGACAAAAGAAGACTTCTTTAAAAAACACGAGTATGTTTATGACGAACATTATGACTGCTATCTCTGTCCCGAAGGACAGGTTCTTAACTACCGAACAACAACGAAGGAAGGTTATCGCCAGTATGCCTCAACTCCTTCTATTTGTGCCACGTGTCCAGTGATTGACCAATGCACGCAGAGTAAGAATAAACAAAAGATGATTCAACGTCATATCTGGCAAGATTATTTGGATGTAGCTGAGGACTTACGTCATAACTATGAAATGAAAGAAATTTATGGGAAGCGTAAAGAGACGATCGAGCGTGTCTTTGCCGATGCCAAAGAAAAGCATGGTATGCGATGGACAACCTTAAAGGGTCTTAAAAAATTGTCCATGCAGGCGATGCTAACTTTTGCTGCCTTAAATCTTAAGAAGTTGGCCAGCTGGACCTGGAAAATGCCAAAAATGGCGTAAAACAAAAAAATCGAGAGTTGAATTAGCTCTTTTTCCAGAATGTAAACTGTGATAATAGCAAAAGGGTTGGAAATCGTTTCGATTTCCAACCCTTTTGTCTACACTCTGCAGCATCTAGATCATTATCTAGATGCTGTTTTTTTTCGTAACTAGTGGTTCGCAAAAGTACACATAAACGAACAAAAGGAAGGAAAGAAGCTTAGTCCATCACTTCTTTCCTTCCGATAATCGGTCATATGTTAACTTTTGTGTAAAGTAAGTAGTATTATTCATCTCAGTCTTTTTCTCTTGTAGACAAGTCCAACTTAGCCTGTTCTACTGATGAATTAATAAACTCCATTGCCGAAAAGCGAAACTTTACATCAGGTTTAGGAATGGATGGGGGATGATCTATGAAGCTCAGCGAAATAGTCATTTTAGTTGGTTTTACTTCCTCTTCTCCTTCCAAACTAACTGGGATTTCTGGAGAGTTATCTATTGGCATAATAACAGATAGCCATTCAATTCGCCCTTGAGGATCGCATTTCACTTCACAGGAAAGTATTTGCGTTGACAAGCCAACCATATTGTTCTCCAACGATTTTTTTGCTTGAGCACATGCATCAGACGTGGGTTGTTCAGAAATATACCGTTGCATATTAATTGATAGCTGATAACGAGAAGTCCCTAGGGGTTTTACCTGGTCGTCAACTCCCTGTAACCAAAACAGGGGCGCTAATGTAGATGAACCCCACCCTGTATCACCCGTTTCAAAGGCTGTCCATTCTTTTTCCCCACCATCCACTACTAGCAGGAAAATTTCACCTTGATGAAAAAGAGATCTAGTTTCGTTGTTATCCACCTGCCCTTCTTCCGGTTCAGAAGTTGGGAATCTAAATGAATCTTTACTTGCAGAGGAAACATTTTGGAAATCAGCAATCCCGTGACTACTACTAGATATTCCTGTTGCTAATATTTCCGATTGAAAGTATACACCTGGCTGATTCAATGTTAAATCGATCGATTCACGAAGCTTTTGCAAATCCTTATTTGGCATAACTCACGACTCCCTTTTTTTATTTCACCATAGATGATTAGCTTATGCGTCCACCAAGTATTTTTCAATTCCCGCACAAATTATAAAATTCCCACTGAATATTCTTATAATAATAGCATGACGTTCACTAATTGTTAATTTTCAAGATTAATAAAAAGAAATAGAACATGATTTGACAATCTCATTTGTACCGCAATCCCACCAACAATATTTAATTACATCATTCCGTGCTAAATTCCAAAAAAACACTATGAATGACAAAATAATCTTTTACCTAACTATTTGCTCACAATATTCCTTTTTTACCTATGGGTTTTCTATATAACTTTCTGCTATATCAATATCTTTTGTCATTTCTAATTCCGGAAATTTTTTATCTAATTTTCTTAAGCAATTAATTAGTTCTTTACTTTGTACTATTTCTGTAATATCTTCAAAAACTTCACTTAACCAATATAAATCCTCTTTACCACAGTTTTCTAAATATTTTAAAGTATTTCCCTCATTTTTTACGAGAACTTCTATTATTTCATTCCAACTATTTTGTATTCCATAGTCATCATTTAAATTTAATTTTTTTCTTTTATTTAATATAGCTGTCATTTTAATTTCAATATCCATATTCATCCTCCAACTATCTACGATTGTTTGGTGGCATCTGGAAAAATAGTCCCTATCTCTCCATTTGTTTTTATCACTCCAACTCTAACCGCTTTATAATCTCCAAAAATAGGAACACCATTTTCTGCATTGGAAAATCCGGGAAATTAAGCACTCTTAGCTCCTGCTGCTTTAATATCAGACTCTGTCCAGTTTTCAGGAAACCATGATTGATTAGAACCTGTTCTTTTTGCTTTCACCTTGTGTCCAGGTACATTACCTACTCTAACACCGTTCTCATATACTTTAGTTATATTATAATCTAAATTATTTATTTCTAAGAATTCAATATTACTTTGTCCATGTCCTCCTCCCTTCATTTTTGAAATATCTCCTGTTTTAGGTACGGTTGTGAAGTCACCTATATTTGAATGTTTAATGCTGCTTTCGGATATATTAACATTGTTAGCCTGACTAGTTCGATAACTGAATTCATCCGTACCCTTATGGATCCCTTCCACAGTATTACTTGTACTTTCAGTCACACCTTTTACTTCATCTATTGCTTTACCTTCGACCGTTGCATTTCCAGATTTCTTTGCTGGTCCTTCTTGAAATAAATCTACATCTAATACTTTCATAGACTTTTCCCCATTAAGCTTTTGGAAATAACTACTTCGCAATATTCTTTGAGTTATGAATTCTGAGAGTAGAAAATTTTTGTTGTCCATGGTAAAAATTTAATTAATCCTATAAAAAAACCTTGAATAAGCTGTTAGCCATTCAAGGTCAATCTTAGCGGTTATATTTGCTGATTTATAGTACAATATCTTGATAACCTACTTCTTCTACAATTTCATCTTCAATTTTTATTCCTAAACCATTTTCAATATCCCAAGAGACATCGCAAAGCAAACCCAGTCTTCTTTTTCCATTCTTCCTTACTCTTCTTACAATTAATTCAGTTGGCTTCACTAATCTTTTTAAATCTGAGATAGAATCAATTTTTGGAGCAAAATTGTCTGCTTCTGAATTATTCCCTAACATCTCTCTGTACTCTTCATAGTTCTCAATATAGTAATCATATACTTGCTTTTCTGCCTCATTTATTATATTTTTCATATCTTGAATAAAATTAAGAAATGTTTCTCTTTGTACATTTGAAAAATCAGCACTTTCATGTGCATCAACACTTAATAGTATTTCTCTTTCCAAATCAAACATTCTAATAGTTGTTTTTCCTCTCCAAAAGTTGTTTTTATATTCAAGTTTTCCAAATAAATCATCATTAATAATTGTCATTTCTTATTACTCTCCTAACTTAACTTTTATATTATATTCGCCAACTCCACCCAAATGTTTAAAAACACTATTGATTTTACTTGGTACCAATTGTATTGTTTCCAAGTCATTAAGTTCGTGCCAAGTATATTTATTATCTTCTCGCCAATCAGCTATATCTTCTGTTGTCCATTTTTGATCTGGTGTACTCCACTTTTTAGCCAATTCTTCATCAGCAATCGAAAAATTTGATTTTCTATCATTAGTCATGTTTTCTAATTTAATTTCACCTTTGGAAAATGAAGAAAAGTCTGGCATTCCGTTTTTGTACTCAACTCCATCAACACCAGCTTTATCAAGATATTTTTTAATTTCTCCGGTCTTATCAGAGATAAATAACGATTCTGCTCGTTCGCTACTCCATTCACCTTTATTAACGGGTGTAGTTTTTACCCTTTGCTCATAAGAGCTATATTTAGGCTCCACGTCAAAACCTCTAGTATAGTCTATCTGCCTATCTTTAACCGTACCCTTAGCCCCAACTTCCACATTCTTTATTTCAGTCTTAACTTCAACATCTCCACTTTTGATACTCGTAGGGATATCCGTTTTGGCAGATGGTAAATTAAACATAAGGGTATATGGCGTATTCAATTGGGAATGAGTTTTATATAAGATATCTAGTTGATTTTGAGTTTTGCCAAGTGGACTGTTGACGACATCTTGGTAAATTGGCGTATAGATGGACTCCACTTTCTCTGTACTCAAAACATTTCTTGATGAATATAAATCGCTTCCTTTATTTACGAATTTTCCACCCGTACTTACCCAGCCAGCAAAGGGAATCATCGCGGAAAAAGAAAGTCCCGCATTTAATGCATCCCCTCTGGCCGCATAGATAACACCATTTACTCCATCTGCTACTTCACCAACAACAGGTATTAGTCCTGCTAAATCTAATCCAAACTGAAAAGAATCTAGTAATTTGTTTTCTTTCGGTTTGTCGACTATAATAGCCTCTTCTTTATATTCAACTTTAGAAACAACTTCGTAGAAAACAGTTTGATCTATAACATACTCTTTAATGAGTAAACCATTATCATACGCATGATATTTTATATTTTCCGCTACGTTTTCTTCAATAGTCTTAACTTTCTTTCCATGCATCGCTTGAAAAGTCGCTGCACTAATCATCGTACCAATAAGCTGTTCCTGTTCTTTTACCCATAAGTCATTTGGATTTAAGTATACTTTTGGAAACAATTCTGTTTTAATATCACTTCTAAACGTCAAGACATCCCACTGACTCGGCAAAAAGTTTATATCCTTCACCCCTGCTTGGAACAAGCCTTCCATATCCGTCAACCACGTGTCCATCGTCTGCAAACCATGTTCAATGGGATTCAGTGCGTTTGTCTGGACAGCATCGAATTCATAAAGTTGCATTAAGGTATCATCACGTTTTCTCTTAGAACTAATGACTCCTTCCTGCACTCCACTATCGTCTAAATGAGGCAGGCCGACAATATCGCTTACCTGGTCCATGATGCTGTTTGCCTCATCCGTCAAACTAGCAGTGAGTTCGCCAATAAGCGTAAGTCCCTGTTCTAGCTCTCCGTCAAGGAAAGTTTCGAGTATGTAGCCGGAGGAATCAGGTTCCAGTGAATGAAGTGCTGCCTCCATCTGGTTAAGCACTTGTTTAAACTGCTCAGAAAACACCTGGTAAAAGTGAAGAAACGGCAAATGGCATTCCTGGTAAAAAGAACGGATGGCATTACCCCCCACTCCCTTTAATTGGTCCTCCATCTGAACTAGACCCTTCACTGCATCGTTGATAGCTTCCATTTCACTGCTCAGCCTGTCTAACATAATAATGTTGCGCTTCAACCCCTCTTGAAATAAATCTACATCCAATATTTTCATAGACTTTGCCTCACCGAGCATCTACAAATAGCCACTTCACAATATTCTTTATTATACAATAATACCTCACAGGTGAACATGCTTCTCCCCCTCTAGCAAACTACTAATAGTTATAATATTCCATTTATACGTGAGAAGGTAAAGGGAGAAGTAATAATAACCAAAAAAATAAACCATACGAATTAACAAAAAAATAATAGACCGAGACTTTTTAACTACCAATTAAAGAAAATAGTAGTTAAATAGATATTAATGAATATGTAGTTTGATTTTATCTTTAATGAGAGAACTTGCTATATGAAAGTAAATGTTGTTATTAAAAAAGCTGGAGTCTAACGAATGTTGCTAATACATTAAGTGGGGATTCTATTTAGAAAAATCATAGAGGCATACCTAATAAGAGCAATTCTGAAATTAACTCATGAAGGATTAGGTATTACTGAAACTGTAGTAACCTGTTTTCATCAAAAGAGTA harbors:
- a CDS encoding aspartate aminotransferase family protein, translating into MQTSSETTYTVETSKRIFEEACTYIPGGVTAHIKYMTPHPIVMNEAKGSKLKDVDGNTYIDYLLCSGSLLTGHGHPAITEAVTNQLNDMGTTIFGTPHLLEQQMAKRVIELYNGIEMARFTNSGLEATLLAIRIAKGFTGREKLAKFEGHYHGGYDQSLISVNPTMEEAGDSKRPTPVPESRGISNYYLENTVVLPFNDLESTVQLLTENKDEISAVIMEPIQGGYIPATQEFMDGLREITEKYGILLIFDEVKTGFRVGMSGAQGYYNITPDITTLGKVLGGGFPVGLVGGRKEIMEITNPISSRDILSASVVTDKEKNGDKEGVLFHSGTYYGHPTILSAGKATLDLLEKDGTLDKTIERTMWLRHELEALYARYNITMKTIGLGTIFNIVFTDKEILNYRDMQESDFVMREKIDRRLLELGIYIKPLTRYSMSTEHTQEDLEKTVSLHEKVLKELTNL
- a CDS encoding IS1182 family transposase encodes the protein MMTKNQTNEREQLEILTIEQLVPQDHLVRKLDEAIDFSFIYPLVENLYSTIGRPSIDPVVLIKMTFIQYTFGIRSMRQTIKEIETNMAYRWFLGFGFHTEVPHFSTFGKNYVRRFADTDLFEQIFYRVLKEVADRGLLSPDHVFIDSTHVKASANKRKFEKKVVRKETRAYEKRLQEELNLDREKHGKKPFPPEKFEKEEYKEIKESTTDPESGYYVKDERTKQFAYSFHAATDEKGFVLANIVTPGNVHDSHMLEPLVQKVIDRVGRPVVVAADAAYKTPAIANFLLENHVLPALPYKRPMTKEDFFKKHEYVYDEHYDCYLCPEGQVLNYRTTTKEGYRQYASTPSICATCPVIDQCTQSKNKQKMIQRHIWQDYLDVAEDLRHNYEMKEIYGKRKETIERVFADAKEKHGMRWTTLKGLKKLSMQAMLTFAALNLKKLASWTWKMPKMA
- a CDS encoding EndoU domain-containing protein; translation: MKVLDVDLFQEGPAKKSGNATVEGKAIDEVKGVTESTSNTVEGIHKGTDEFSYRTSQANNVNISESSIKHSNIGDFTTVPKTGDISKMKGGGHGQSNIEFLEINNLDYNITKVYENGVRVGNVPGHKVKAKRTGSNQSWFPENWTESDIKAAGAKSA
- a CDS encoding T7SS effector LXG polymorphic toxin, whose protein sequence is MKILDVDLFQEGLKRNIIMLDRLSSEMEAINDAVKGLVQMEDQLKGVGGNAIRSFYQECHLPFLHFYQVFSEQFKQVLNQMEAALHSLEPDSSGYILETFLDGELEQGLTLIGELTASLTDEANSIMDQVSDIVGLPHLDDSGVQEGVISSKRKRDDTLMQLYEFDAVQTNALNPIEHGLQTMDTWLTDMEGLFQAGVKDINFLPSQWDVLTFRSDIKTELFPKVYLNPNDLWVKEQEQLIGTMISAATFQAMHGKKVKTIEENVAENIKYHAYDNGLLIKEYVIDQTVFYEVVSKVEYKEEAIIVDKPKENKLLDSFQFGLDLAGLIPVVGEVADGVNGVIYAARGDALNAGLSFSAMIPFAGWVSTGGKFVNKGSDLYSSRNVLSTEKVESIYTPIYQDVVNSPLGKTQNQLDILYKTHSQLNTPYTLMFNLPSAKTDIPTSIKSGDVEVKTEIKNVEVGAKGTVKDRQIDYTRGFDVEPKYSSYEQRVKTTPVNKGEWSSERAESLFISDKTGEIKKYLDKAGVDGVEYKNGMPDFSSFSKGEIKLENMTNDRKSNFSIADEELAKKWSTPDQKWTTEDIADWREDNKYTWHELNDLETIQLVPSKINSVFKHLGGVGEYNIKVKLGE